The genome window CAACTGCTGTGAGCTGAATGTTTGTTTCTCCCCCATGCCACTACCTTGTTTAGCCCTGAGTGCCAACAATTGCGAGTAACGAGGATCCTCCTGAAGCCCCTTCTCCTCCATGGAATCAATGGCCTTCTGTAAAGCATTAAGATTCTCCTGTCCCGAATTAGGAGGCATTGGAGGTCCAGAAGTTGGCCCAGGTGCCCCTTGACTGGTCGTATTATTCGGACTCATCGGTGAGGGACCACTGTTGGGACCAATCTGGGTATTAGGTGTCCCTGGAGGCATGTGCCCAGCAGCATTGCCAGGTGGGCCACCAGCCATGTGTCCTTGATTGCTTTGATTCATGGGAGGAGGTCCTCCAGGTGGCATATGACTGGCGTTCATATGTCCCGACGATGGTGGACCACTCATGTGTCCCATTCCACCCTGCATGGGAGGATTCTGATTGGCTGGCGGCATTTGATTGGGCATCTGACCCATTCCAGCCCCCATTTGGTTTGATCCATTGCCTGACATTGGTGGGGGACCTGGTGGCATCTGATTGGATTCAGAAACCGGCATCATTTGACTGGGCGGCATATGCCCAGGAGCCTGATTCATGGGGCCCTGAGGACTCTGTGCCATCTGACTGCCACTGGAGGGCATCATCTGAGTCCCAGGCATCTGATTAGGTGGAATGTGACCGCTGGAGGGAGGAGGACCTCCCTGAATATTGGGATTTGTCTGAGGCATTTGACTGCTGGACATCATTTCATTCTGAATGTGGGGACCCGGCCCCCTCTGGCCCATCTGAGGACCCATACTCGCACTTGGTGGCATCTGACTCGATCCGGATCCTGTCATCATCTGGCCCGGGCCTGACATTTGATTTGGAGGCATGTGGGGGCCACCACCAGGCCCCGCTTGTGACATAGGTGGAGGGGGAGGACCTCCTGGGGGCATGTGCCCTGGATTCATGTGCCCCGTCGACGAGGAATTTGACATGTGACCACCTGGCGGTATATGGCTATTCTGAGGACCCCCAGGGGGCATGTGACTTGGCATAGATGAGTTCATATGACTCGACGGAGGCCCTGACATGTGCAGGACTCCTCCCGGCATTGGTGGGGCATTTTGTGGCCCCTGTTGTTGTTGCATTTGACCTGGGCCCATTTGATTTCCtaaacatgaaaatttttgcgTTGGAATAATTACAAATGGGGACAGGAGACTATTACTACCATTTTTACCTCCTGGTCCCATCTGATTGGGTCCACCACCCATTGGTAGAGCACCTCCGGGGCCCATTTGTCCTGGACCCATTGGCCCCGAGCCTGGACCCACTCCACAAGAGATTGACTATAAACAAGCAAGTTTTCTCAAACATTTATCCTTGAAAATGACGGCCAAAATTCAAGTCCGCTATTAGGGACACCCTGTATTGAGAGCAATTGTTCAATTGTGAAATTTATATTGAGCCCtctttaaactattgcatgaaaattttccaactggGGCTATTACTCGATTGTCTACGGTTGAAAATAGTACGTAGTTATGTTTCGTTTGTCAAGGGCTTTGGAAATAATCTTtccgattgttttttttttcattttatgctctcagaatttttttcctacctcGGCCTGGAGGCTTTCGAACAATCGccaaaatttccgaaaaaactAATGACAAGAAATGTTTCACCGGATGAATAACAGATACATCCGGGTTTGCAGGGGACCATGCCCCATGTACGTGACCACCCAGCACTCGAGACGTGAACGTTCATGGAATTGGAAAACAAAGGCAATGATATTATGACACACCAACACGTGCTACCAATTGTACCTGTTAACGATCACCgtatattattcattttctttatCAGCTGATGAACCTACGCATTATCCTAGTATTATGCGTTTTTGGATTGCCTTTGAGTTAcggtaattacaaaaaaaatccaactgaaaaagtggaaaaattatggtcTAAAATGATGAGTCTATAgcgttttttaataattaaaattatgagaaagcgcgaatatatttaattcctcatATTTTAATGTAACTCTGCGACACTACGTTTCTCAATAGATAATTGTTTCTTTTCATTCTGTCAAGTCgccagaaattaaaattttatgagcaataaaaattttcatcgcaatgacaaacaatttcaatttgcTGTATCTAATGTATTTCCTGTCGATTGTGAGAATAATGACGCgtaaaatatttctaatactaatataataatatctctaactggtaaaaaaaaatagtctgacTTAAAATTCGCCTCCGAacgtaataaaatgaaatccaGAGATTCTCTCACGTCTTCACCACATTCCCAATGATATTAAACTACAAAGGAACAATATTGATAGATCACGAAGCATTCAAACGGTCCAAAGCCCAACGCAATGGGAAATATTCCATGAAGACAGATACCAAAGTGTCTAATACTTCTGAACTCGCAATTTCCAATGGAAATAACCATTGTGTGTGTCTATAAAGAGTTATATAGTGTGCGTGCATCAGTATTTAAGGGATGGTGGGGAGTGCCCCAGGTTTAACGCATAAGTAGTGCTAGTTCTGGCAATGTCACGTCACTTTGACAACCGACGTTTGACAGACTGGATCCAAAAAGGGCCCTATTATTTACCAGACAATATAAATTCAAAGATAATGGCGAACGAACAGGAGTTAAATCATTGTTTTGATTTCGCGATGAATCTGACAATGAAGTCGGCAGAGGTAAGTGCCAATGCAAATACCAAAATCCAGATGAAATTAACAACAAATCTGAGTACAGGTGATCAGGAACGCCATTCagggtggaaaaaatatagagACCAAAGCTGGTGACTGGGATTTGGTGACTCAGTACGATAAGAAAGTCGAGGAGATCCTGATCAATGGACTTGCCAAAGAATTTCCAAGTCACAAGTGAGTAGATAAAGATTTTCGTATTTATCGTATCAATGTTATgtgacaaatgaaaaattagataGGAATGTgatgattgaaataattgaccaGATTCATCGGTGAAGAAACGGTCTCAAGTTCCAGTTACCTCCCCGACCTGACAGACGCCCCAACGTGGATAATCGATCCAATCGATGGTACAACAAATTTTGTTCACGCATTTCCCCACACCTGTATATCAATAGCACTGACAGTGCAACGACAACTTGTCATTGGCATTGTTTATAATCCAGTTCTAGAGCAGATGTTCACAGCGAGACGAGGATGTGGAGCTTATCTCAAtggaaaatccataaaaagtTCCAGTATATCAGGTAACAGTACCATATTACATGGTACCAGTTGACAATCAGACTAGTTCTGATACTCAGTTTGgacttttacaatttttcaagaattgaaACACTCTCTGATCTGTATCGAGGCATCGTACGCTACGATCGAGGACATCAGGGACATCGTTCTGGGTCGACTGGAGGCATTTGTCACAGTTGCCCATGGAATAAGGACCATGGGCTCTGCCGCACTGACCCTGTGCTATGTGGCAATGGGAGCAGCTGAGGTTTACCACAGTGACAATCTGATGCCTTGGGACGTAGCAGCTGGTGCTTTAATAATTCGCGAAGCTGGGGGAGAGGTCATTGATACATCTGGCGGTGATTTTGACCTCATGAAGCCGAGATTACTGGCtgtgggaaataaaaaaattgccccTGAACTCGTCAAACTCGTGAATCTTGCTGATACCAAGACTCATCGCAAGAGAGCAACATTGACAACTTGACTACGTAATTGATGAACTAAAACAtgattaaaattgtaaaacttTTGTAAATAATGTGTGCATGTCAATAAACTAGATCTCCTCGGAGAAGAATCGTGAAACAATTGGCtatgatttttaaatgaaatgaaaCAGAAGGTCAGGGATTAATTAATAGCGTTAATTATTGTGATAGGATGTACTGCTGAGAGCAGTTGCAGTAAGTATTTCAAACCAGTAGCACGACTTCTAGAGTCAAGAATAATTATCTCTCCCAGTTAAGAGCAGTATTTTATTCCTTTATCATTTGATAATCTTGAATTCCGATAAGAATCTGTGTTCAAACAACTAGGGTAGTGGGTGAATTTGTGCCATCTCAATGAGAACACAATTTCAATGATGGAAAAATCAGAAGAAATCGAGATATACTTCCAAATTGCTAAGAAATTAACTCTCGAAGCTGGCAAGGTCAGTCAAATTAACTACTtttcattcagaaaaatatataaaacagAAAATGCGTCATGCGGAAATGCTTCTCGTGTTGTGTGACGTCAGGTGAACGTATCAGAACTAATTAGTCATGTAATTAATCCCACAATAATACTACAAAGgtgtaaaataattatatcgaTCTGTAGATATTGAAGACAGCAATAGAATCAGAGAAGAAGGTAATGGCAAAAGGCAATCAAGGTGATATCGTCACTGCTAGCGACCAGCAAATTGAAAAGATTTTGATTACCGGACTTTCGTCTGAATTTCCAGAGCACAAGTACGTTGAAATTATTACAAACTTATCCGTTTAATCGTCCAAGTCCGAACAAATTTAATTCACATCATCAAGGACCCAACGATTCATGTTCATTTTATCAATCGGTCTCctttcaatgaatatctcTGTATCTGCTACaaatatcgaaatttttgACATAAACTCTTCTGTGAAGCAGACCAAGgcccacaaaaaaggtcataacAAAAGTTCCTCTATCTCCCCAAGATTCGAAGATATTCCTCAAAAACCCCAGCACCAGCTGACTCAAATTAAATCGTTTCACCTCTCAATTAACCTTCCTAGATTCATCGCTGAGGAGAGCACCGAGAATGACCAACAAGTACTGACGAATGCCCCCACATGGATCATCGACCCGATAGATGGTACAGTAAACTTCGTCCACTCGTTCCCCCAGTGCTGCATCTCAATCGGTTTAACGATAAATAAAACACTGGAGGTGGGGATAATCTATAATCCATGTAATGAGGAGTTGTACACCGCAAAGAGGGGTCAGGGGGCGTTTTTGAATGGCAAGCAGTTGAGAGTATCTGACGTGAAAGGTAGAACGATTGAAGGAGAATAAATTGGATAAGACGAATTGAATGAGGGAATTTGTTCCAGAATTATCAACAGCTCTAATGATCATCGAGCCTGGGGTCCTGAGACGAACGAGGGCTCACTTGGACATCGCCAAAGGAAGAATGGAGGTTCTTTGTTCCTCAGCTAGAGGGTAATATCACTCTTAACATTATCAACATCCTCGTCGACTTTACAACCTTGATGATAGAATATAATTAATCACGAACA of Diachasmimorpha longicaudata isolate KC_UGA_2023 chromosome 3, iyDiaLong2, whole genome shotgun sequence contains these proteins:
- the LOC135160602 gene encoding uncharacterized protein LOC135160602, which translates into the protein MSRHFDNRRLTDWIQKGPYYLPDNINSKIMANEQELNHCFDFAMNLTMKSAEVIRNAIQGGKNIETKAGDWDLVTQYDKKVEEILINGLAKEFPSHKFIGEETVSSSSYLPDLTDAPTWIIDPIDGTTNFVHAFPHTCISIALTVQRQLVIGIVYNPVLEQMFTARRGCGAYLNGKSIKSSSISELKHSLICIEASYATIEDIRDIVLGRLEAFVTVAHGIRTMGSAALTLCYVAMGAAEVYHSDNLMPWDVAAGALIIREAGGEVIDTSGGDFDLMKPRLLAVGNKKIAPELVKLVNLADTKTHRKRATLTT
- the LOC135160605 gene encoding inositol monophosphatase 2-like, with translation MMEKSEEIEIYFQIAKKLTLEAGKILKTAIESEKKVMAKGNQGDIVTASDQQIEKILITGLSSEFPEHKFIAEESTENDQQVLTNAPTWIIDPIDGTVNFVHSFPQCCISIGLTINKTLEVGIIYNPCNEELYTAKRGQGAFLNGKQLRVSDVKELSTALMIIEPGVLRRTRAHLDIAKGRMEVLCSSARGIRNVGSAALALAYVARGIIDIFHLDYMQPWDVAAGFLLVTEAGGTVIDTKGGPPNLLKPLIIASGTSELAQEVSQLIIDTDLKIQRKRLKRT